Proteins from a genomic interval of Benincasa hispida cultivar B227 chromosome 7, ASM972705v1, whole genome shotgun sequence:
- the LOC120081690 gene encoding tryptophan--tRNA ligase, cytoplasmic, translated as MEKAEVERKVEESVEEDDQVVNPWQVSAKDGGKIDYDKLIDKFGCQRLQQSLVDRVQRLTSRPPHVFLRRGVFFAHRDFEEILNAYERGEKFYLYTGRGPSSEALHLGHLVPFMFTKYLQDAFKVPLVIQLTDDEKCMWKNLSVEESQRLARENAKDIIACGFDISKTFIFSDFDYVGGAFYKNMVKVAKCVTYNKVVGIFGFTGEDHIGKVSFPPVQAVPSFPSSFPHLFSGKDDLRCLIPCAIDQDPYFRMTRDVAPRLGYHKPALIESSFFPALQGETGKMSASDPNSAIYVTDSAKDIKNKINKYAFSGGQDSIEKHRLYGANLEVDIPIKYLNFFLDDDAELEHITKEYGAGRMLTGEVKQRLIQVLTEMVERHRRARAAVTDEMVDAFMAVRPLPNMFD; from the exons ATGGAGAAGGCAGAGGTGGAGCGAAAGGTAGAGGAATCTGTGGAAGAAGATGATCAGGTGGTCAATCCTTGGCAAGTTTCGGCTAAAGATGGAGGTAAAATCGACTATGACAAGCTAATTGACAAATTCGGATGCCAGAGGCTCCAGCAGTCTCTCGTCGACCGAGTCCAGCGGCTAACTTCTCGTCCTCCCCATGTCTTCCTCCGCCGTGGTGTCTTTTTTGCCCATCG ggattttgaagaaattttgaatgcGTATGAGAGAGGAGAGAAGTTCTACTTGTATACTGGAAGAGGACCTTCTTCTGAAGCATTGCATTTGGGGCATCTGGTTCCTTTTATGTTTACCAA ATATTTGCAAGATGCATTTAAGGTGCCCCTTGTAATACAACTCACCGATGATGAGAAGTGTATGTGGAAAAATCTTTCTGTGGAAGAGAGCCAGAGACTTGCTCGTGAGAATGCGAAAGACATCATTGCTTGTGGTTTTGATATCTCGAAAACCTTTATCTTCTCAGATTTTGATTACGTAGGGGG TGCTTTCTATAAAAACATGGTGAAAGTTGCCAAATGTGTTACATACAATAAG GTTGTGGGTATTTTTGGGTTTACGGGTGAAGATCATATTGGAAAAGTTAGTTTTCCACCAGTGCAG GCAGTTCCTTCATTTCCGAGTTCATTCCCACATCTTTTCTCTGGCAAGGATGATCTTCGGTGCTTAATACCTTGTGCTATTGATCAG GATCCTTATTTTCGAATGACAAGGGATGTAGCTCCTCGCTTAGGATATCATAAACCTGCATTGATCGAATCTTCTTTCTTTCCCGCTCTGCAG GGGGAGACAGGAAAGATGTCCGCAAGTGATCCTAATTCTGCCATATATGTGACTGATTCTGCAAAGGACATAAAAAACAAG ATTAACAAATATGCATTCTCCGGGGGGCAAGATTCTATAGAGAAGCATAGATTATATGGTGCAAATCTCGAG GTGGATATACCCATcaaatatttgaactttttcCTTGACGATGATGCTGAACTTGAACATATAACAAAG gAGTATGGTGCTGGACGCATGCTAACAGGTGAAGTGAAGCAGCGCCTTATTCAAGTATTAACTGAAATGGTAGAAAGACATCGTAGAGCTCGTGCTGCTGTGACAGATGAG ATGGTTGATGCTTTCATGGCAGTCAGACCCCTTCCTAATATGTTCGACTAA
- the LOC120081765 gene encoding U-box domain-containing protein 21-like — protein sequence MMISSWRRRRAARRMARVGVSGDTVELTIPSHFRCPISLELMKDPVTLSTGITYDRASIETWMEGGNFTCPFTNQPLQSIDSIPNHNIRKMIQDWCVENRAYGIERIPTPRVPASPAQVREILEKMATATRRGDCDGCKSLVEKIKKLGKESERNKKCIINNGTGNTLSSTFEAFSNPEKFEKSIEILEEILSAMTMMFPLQEEAIKHLKSETSLQSLVWFVKGGDISGRRNSVLVLKEIISSYPEKVNELGEIQGALEGLFKLIKDPICSSSKKASLFMTYHVIASTSSPNQERFTKALLQMGLVSLLLETLVDAERSVCERALGAFDGICETKQGREEAYAHALTMPVIVKKILRVSDLATELSVSIVWKLVKHESREDEEEEDGGVKVEALQVGAFQKLLLLLQVGCSEWTKEKATELLKLLNNLHRDRLECIDSLDFKDLKRTF from the exons ATGATGATTTCTTCTTGGAGACGGCGGAGAGCCGCCCGGCGAATGGCGAGGGTTGGTGTCAGTGGCGACACGGTGGAGTTGACGATCCCGAGCCATTTTCGGTGCCCGATATCGCTTGAGTTGATGAAAGATCCAGTGACTTTGTCGACCGGGATCACGTACGATCGAGCTAGTATTGAGACTTGGATGGAAGGAGGGAATTTCACCTGCCCTTTCACCAACCAGCCATTGCAAAGTATTGATTCTATTCCTAATCATAACATAAGGAAAATGATCCAAGATTGGTGTGTTGAGAATAGAGCTTATGGGATTGAGAGGATTCCAACGCCGAGGGTTCCGGCCAGTCCGGCACAGGTTCGGGAGATTCTTGAGAAGATGGCCACTGCAACACGGCGAGGGGATTGTGATGGATGCAAGTCTCTGGTGGAGAAGATCAAGAAATTGGGAAAAGAAAGTGAAAGGAACAAGAAATGTATTATCAACAATGGAACAG GTAATACATTATCATCAACATTCGAAGCATTTTCAAACCCCGAAAAATTCGAGAAAAGCATCgagattttagaggaaattTTATCAGCCATGACAATGATGTTCCCTCTACAAGAAGAAGctattaaacacttgaaatcaGAAACTTCATTGCAATCATTGGTATGGTTTGTAAAAGGAGGAGACATTTCAGGAAGAAGAAACTCAGTCTTGGTATTGAAAGAGATAATTTCATCATACCCAGAAAAAGTGAATGAATTAGGTGAAATTCAAGGAGCATTAGAGGGTCTTTTTAAGCTTATAAAAGACCCAATTTGTTCATCTTCAAAAAAGGCCTCACTTTTCATGACATATCATGTCATAGCCTCAACTTCTTCTCCCAATCAAGAGAGATTCACAAAAGCACTTCTTCAAATGGGGTTGGTCTCTTTACTACTCGAAACCCTAGTCGACGCCGAGAGAAGCGTATGCGAGAGAGCATTGGGAGCGTTCGATGGCATTTGCGAGACGAAACAAGGAAGAGAAGAGGCATATGCGCACGCTTTGACAATGCCTGTGATTGTGAAAAAGATACTTAGAGTGTCGGATTTGGCGACCGAGTTATCGGTTTCCATTGTTTGGAAGCTTGTAAAGCATGAGAGtagagaagatgaagaagaagaagatggaggGGTTAAAGTAGAAGCACTTCAAGTGGGAGCATTTCAAAAGCTTTTGTTGTTGTTGCAAGTTGGATGTAGTGAATGGACAAAGGAGAAAGCAACTGAGTTGTTGAAACTCTTGAATAATCTTCATAGGGATAGGTTAGAATGTATTGATTCTTTGGATTTTAAGGACCTCAAAAGAACATTTTGA